A window from Mangifera indica cultivar Alphonso chromosome 2, CATAS_Mindica_2.1, whole genome shotgun sequence encodes these proteins:
- the LOC123208782 gene encoding uncharacterized protein LOC123208782 isoform X6, which yields MVDVAGSVGSVVSPVLQVAEWLAAPIWRPFKYLLNYKTNFDNLREEVKNLKNARDEVQRKVTDAKRNVGEIKQNVEDWQESVNKTITEAEQLIKEMCKRCARDHYRMVTEAERNVQEVGQELKDWHVDETITEAEPLIQEKANNRRCFKGFCPNFIIHYKQSKKASKLKQDVIDPLLRQEKKLDPVSYQTNPPEIWLRSSENYLAFESRNYTFKNVWDALNGENVFMIGVYGMGGLGKTTLVQEVGRKAKEEKLFDDIVFVEVSESPDIKNIQTVIANNLGLKFENNLGVKLENESERAKWLYSRMEGQKILLILDNIWEPLEFEKIGIPYRADRGRNKLLFTTRNLNVLDMMDSTNNFKMGILNETEAWTLFTKMTDLFAENIIQTHELHSLAKDVCKECKGLPIVICTIAKALKNKSHPSYWDCALRELREPSPRKYARYLEEDYAKIALSYKYLRDDELKKTFLISSLMENNTSISDLFKHVVCLDVFDGANFTMEEARQRLDILVCDLKDACLLLGGFESGQFAMHDVVRVVATTIAYVDHHVFTIRNDIEQDWKDRDKLNKCTKIFLPGKSNIISQLRLKDLDCPNLEYFCMTDKYGSSFKIPEDLFTVMSKLRVLNLGGLWQSSLPSSIDSLTNLQTLCLDNSRVKDFAIIGKLQTLKVLSLQRSNIEVFSTELGQLTQLRLLDLSYCWGLKVIAPNVISQLSQLEEFYIKGCSINWEHKVLKELKLLSNLTSLELDIVDNDVLPRDFISKELRRYKITIGCKYYRDLITKSLRILKFACNSTISQETLRGINNVEVLLIVKPSDDEEDLDEKPTSDDEEDLDEEQMLPLFNEKVIFTNLMVLKLVDISSGKIWESQLSASSYQNLTQLILEGCDKIKHAFPFSIAKSLQQLQYLIIKGCKVLEKIVEKEEGAEVVNFIFPQITKLKLEDLPKLTIFCRGAYALDLPILKTLKITRCPNFTLKYQGFQDNNEEGEIQDLESKCIFFGHKVIFTNISSGKIWECQLSVSSFQNLTQLILEGCDKIKHAFPFSIAKSLQQLQYLMIKGCTVLEKIVEKEERVEVVNFIFPRITELKLEDLPKLTIFCRGAYALELPILKTLKITRCPNFTLRYQGFQDNNEEGEIQDLESKSIFFGHKIIFTNLMVLELVNISSGKIWESQLSASSYQNLTQLILEGCDKIKHAFPFSIAKSLQQLQYLMIGDCEILEKIVEEEEEGAEVVNSFFPRLTELKLRNLPKLIVFYLGANALELLMLKTLEISNCSIFTSTYQAFQDNNKEGEIQVAESKSICLEHKINSDLKAFHFEDDVVSITWESQSKTLETSVENLSMKLLQKFYNLKVLKLSYCHRLTRRLITSSMAKSLVHLREISIYKCNLLTEVVEDEADATTTNISFHNLRKLSLKELDSLTCFCFGNYSFNFPYLETLVIKGCLNMKTFCPGFLSTPRLHNVKYENELVEMGGNDLNTSIQQAHKNRVNSDLSKLSLSGRDIMSIWQEEFKENFDKVETLELIKDEYTHIPIHILVKFINLENLILKISSYEEIFLYGEDEEHVGALAKLKKLKLQGLFNLKCICKQDFRFKTILQNLHSLEVRDCNNLMTLLPALSSFENLWSLEVADCIGMQNLMTSSTAKSLVSLERLSILGCKMMIEVLANDGDIEKDEIVFEKLERLLLFGLESLTGFGSRKYNLKFPSLESISVSQCFKMKTFFEGGLNMPKLRLVNEKDYSSDLNWVTQQLQNDCSKLWEESAKSYGQGAGEGEWISYYCDYCDKDITGRIRMRCAICPDFDLCVECFSVGAEVETHKSNHPYKVHDEIVKLFLNLFAYWQNCW from the exons atggttgatgttgCCGGGAGTGTTGGGAGTGTGGTGAGTCCTGTCCTTCAAGTTGCCGAGTGGTTGGCTGCTCCGATTTGGCGTCCATTTAAGTACTTGCTCAACTACAAGACCAACTTTGACAATCTCCGAGAGGAAGTTAAAAACCTGAAGAATGCAAGAGATGAAGTTCAGCGTAAGGTTACAGATGCTAAAAGAAATGTGGGAGAGATCAAACAGAATGTTGAGGACTGGCAGGAGAGTGTGAATAAGACCATTACTGAAGCAGAGCAGCTGATTAAAGAGATGTGCAAGAGATGTGCAAGAGACCATTACCGTATGGTTACTGAAGCTGAAAGAAATGTGCAAGAGGTCGGACAAGAGCTTAAGGATTGGCATGTGGATGAGACCATTACTGAAGCAGAGCCGTTGATTCAAGAGAAAGCAAACAACCGGAGATGTTTCAAGGGATTTTGCCCCAACTTCATCATTCACTACAAACAAAGCAAGAAAGCTTCCAAATTAAAGCAGGATGTTATTGATCCACTCCTCCGGCAAGAAAAGAAGTTGGATCCAGTTTCCTATCAAACTAATCCACCAGAGATCTGGCTTAGATCTAGTGAAAATTATTTGGcttttgaatcaagaaactACACTTTTAAGAATGTATGGGATGCTTTAAATGGTGAGAATGTCTTCATGATTGGTGTTTATGGGATGGGGGGTCTTGGGAAGACCACTCTTGTGCAAGAAGTTGGTAGGAAAGCCAAGGAGGAAAAGCTCTTTGACGACATTGTTTTTGTGGAG GTATCAGAATCTCCTGATATAAAGAATATTCAAACAGTAATTGCTAACAACTTGGGtttgaaattcgaaaacaaCTTGGGTGTGAAATTGGAAAACGAAAGTGAAAGGGCAAAGTGGCTATATTCAAGAATGGAGGGCCagaaaattcttttaattctaGATAATATTTGGGAACCTCTAGAATTTGAAAAGATAGGAATTCCTTATAGAGCTGATCGTGGAAGAAATAAACTTTTGTTCACAACAAGAAACTTAAATGTGTTGGACATGATGGATTCCACAAATAATTTCAAGATGGGCATTTTAAATGAAACAGAAGCTTGGACCCTATTCACCAAAATGACAG ATCTTTTTgcagaaaatattattcaaacacaTGAATTGCATTCTCTAGCAAAAGATGTATGCAAGGAATGCAAAGGATTACCTATTGTAATTTGTACAATAGCTAAAGCATTAAAAAACAAGAGTCATCCATCTTATTGGGACTGTGCATTGCGAGAATTGAGGGAACCTTCTCCAAGAAAGTATGCAAGATACCTAGAAGAGGATTACGCAAAGATCGCCTTAAGTTACAAGTATTTGAGAGATGATGAACTTAAGAAAACGTTTTTAATTTCTAGTCTAATGGAAAATAATACTTCCATTTCAGACTTGTTCAAACATGTTGTGTGTTTGGATGTATTTGATGGAGCTAATTTTACAATGGAAGAAGCACGACAAAGACTAGATATATTGGTTTGTGACCTCAAAGATGCTTGTTTATTGCTTGGCGGGTTTGAAAGCGGCCAATTCGCTATGCATGATGTTGTTCGTGTTGTTGCCACAACAATTGCATATGTGGATCACCATGTGTTTACAATAAGAAATGATATTGAGCAGGATTGGAAGGATAGAGACAAACTCAACAAATGCACAAAGATCTTTTTACCTggtaaaagtaatattattagTCAACTTAGGCTTAAGGATTTGGATTGTCCAAATCTTGAATATTTCTGTATGACTGATAAGTATGGTTCTTCTTTCAAAATCCCGGAGGACCTTTTTACGGTGATGTCAAAGCTTAGAGTATTAAATTTGGGTGGACTATGGCAATCATCATTGCCATCATCAATTGATAGTCTAACAAACCTTCAAACATTGTGTTTAGATAATAGCAGAGTTAAAGATTTTGCTATTATTGGAAAGCTACAAACATTAAAAGTTCTTAGCTTGCAACGATCAAATATTGAGGTGTTTTCTACAGAATTGGGTCAATTGACTCAACTAAGGTTGTTAGATTTAAGTTATTGTTGGGGATTGAAAGTAATTGCTCCAAATGTGATATCACAATTATCTCAATTGgaagaattttatataaaaggaTGTTCTATTAATTGGGAGCATAAAGTACTCAAGGAATTGAAACTCTTGTCCAACCTCACCAGTTTAGAATTGGATATTGTAGATAACGATGTATTGCCTAGAGATTTCATTTCCAAAGAGCTTAGAAGGTACAAAATAACAATAGGATGTAAGTATTACAGAGATCTAATAACTAAATCCCTAAGGATTTTGAAATTTGCATGTAATTCTACCATCTCCCAAGAAACATTACGTGGAATCAATAATGTTGAAGTCTTACTCATAGTCAAACCTTCAGATGACGAGGAGGATCTTGATGAAAAG CCAACTTCAGATGACGAGGAGGATCTTGATGAAGAGCAAATGCTGCCATTATTTAATGAGAAG GTTATTTTCACCAATTTGATGGTCTTAAAGTTAGTCGATATCAGTTCTGGAAAGATTTGGGAGAGTCAACTTTCAGCTtcttcttatcaaaatttgacacagtTGATTTTAGAGggatgtgataaaataaaacatgcGTTTCCATTTTCCATTGCTAAAAGCCTCCAGCAACTCCAATACCTTATAATAAAGGGTTGTAAAGTTTTAGAGAAGATTGTTGAAAAGGAAGAAGGAGCagaagttgttaattttatctttcCACAAATAACTAAATTGAAGCTTGAAGATTTACCAAAACTTACCATTTTCTGCCGAGGAGCATATGCTTTGGACTTGCCCATATTGAAAACACTGAAGATAACAAG gTGTCCAAACTTCACTTTAAAATATCAAGGCTTCCAAGATAATAATGAGGAAGGCGAAATTCAAGATTTGGAGTCAAAATGCATCTTCTTTGGGCATAAG GTTATTTTCACCAATATCAGTTCTGGAAAGATTTGGGAGTGTCAACTTTCAGtttcttcttttcaaaatttgacacaattGATTTTAGAGggatgtgataaaataaaacatgcGTTTCCATTTTCCATTGCTAAAAGTCTCCAACAACTCCAATACCTTATGATAAAGGGTTGTACAGTTTTAGAGAAGATTGttgaaaaggaagaaagagtagaagttgttaattttatctttcCACGAATAACTGAATTGAAGCTTGAAGATTTACCAAAACTTACCATTTTCTGCCGAGGAGCATATGCTTTGGAATTGCCCATATTGAAAACACTGAAGATAACAAGGTGTCCAAACTTCACTTTAAGATATCAAGGCTTCCAAGATAATAATGAGGAAGGCGAAATTCAAGATTTGGAGTCAAAATCCATCTTCTTTGGGCATAAG ATTATTTTCACCAATTTGATGGTCTTAGAGTTGGTCAATATCAGTTCTGGAAAGATTTGGGAGAGTCAACTTTCAGCTtcttcttatcaaaatttgacacagtTGATTTTAGAGggatgtgataaaataaaacatgcGTTTCCATTTTCCATTGCGAAAAGCCTCCAGCAACTCCAATACCTTATGATAGGGGATTGTGAGATTTTAGAGaagattgttgaagaagaagaagaaggagcagAAGTGGTTAATTCTTTCTTTCCACGGTTAACTGAATTGAAGCTTAGAAATTTGCCAAAACTTATTGTTTTCTATCTAGGAGCAAATGCTTTGGAATTGTTAATGTTGAAAACGTTGGAGATATCAAATTGTTCAATCTTCACTTCAACATATCAAGCCTTTCAAGATAATAACAAGGAAGGTGAAATTCAAGTTGCTGAATCAAAATCCATTTGCTTGGAGCATAAG ATCAATTCTGATTTGAAGGCATTTCATTTTGAGGATGATGTGGTATCTATTACTTGGGAGAGTCAATCTAAAACTCTTGAAACCTCTGTCGAAAATCTTTCAATGAAACTCCTTCAgaaattttacaatttgaaagTGCTCAAA TTAAGTTATTGCCACAGGTTGACAAGGAGGTTAATAACATCTTCAATGGCTAAAAGCTTGGTCCATTTGAGAGAAATAAGCATATACAAGTGTAATTTGCTAACTGAAGTAGTAGAAGATGAGGCAGATGCAACAACAACTAACATTAGTTTTCACAATTTGAGGAAGTTGTCACTTAAAGAATTGGACAGTCTTACATGTTTTTGTTTTGGGAATTACTCTTTCAATTTTCCATATTTAGAAACGTTAGTTATAAAAGGATGCCTCAATATGAAGACTTTCTGTCCTGGATTCTTAAGCACTCCAAGGTTACACAATGTCAAGTATGAGAATGAGCTAGTAGAGATGGGGGGAAATGACTTGAATACAAGTATACAACAAGCACACAAAAATAGG GTTAACTCCGATTTGAGTAAATTATCATTAAGTGGAAGAGATATCATGTCAATTTGGCAAGAAGAGTTCAAAGAGAACTTTGACAAAGTAGAAACTCTTGAATTGATTAAGGATGAATACACACACATTCCAATTCATATCCTTGTAAAGTTTATCAAtcttgaaaatctcattttgaaaataagttCATACGAAGAGATATTCTTATATGGAGAAGATGAGGAACATGTTGGTGCACTTGCAAAATTGAAAAAGCTAAAATTGCAaggactttttaatttaaagtgcaTTTGTAAACAAGACTTTCGGTTCAAAACAATTCTTCAGAATCTTCATTCTTTAGAAGTAAGAGATTGTAACAATTTGATGACTCTATTGCCAGCTTTATCATCTTTTGAAAATCTGTGGTCTTTGGAGGTAGCTGATTGTATTGGAATGCAGAACTTAATGACATCTTCAACAGCCAAAAGTCTTGTGAGTCTAGAAAGGTTGTCAATTCTAGGATGTAAAATGATGATAGAAGTATTAGCAAATGATGGAGATATAgagaaagatgaaattgtttttgagaaaTTGGAGAGGTTGTTATTGTTTGGTTTAGAGAGTCTCACAGGCTTTGGTTCAAGGAAATACAACTTAAAATTTCCATCATTAGAGTCAATATCAGTGAGTCAATGCTTCAAGATGAAGACTTTCTTTGAGGGAGGCTTAAACATGCCAAAGTTACGGTTGGTGAACGAGAAAGATTATTCAAGTGACCTTAATTGGGTCacacaacaattacaaaatg ATTGTTCGAAGTTATGGGAGGAAAGTGCAAAATCATATG GTCAAGGAGCTGGTGAAGGGGAATGGATTTCTTACTACTGCGATTATTGCGACAAAGACATCACGGGGAGGATCCGCATGAGATGTGCAATTTGTCCTGATTTTGACCTCTGTGTAGAGTGCTTCAGTGTTGGAGCTGAAGTGGAAACTCATAAGAGCAATCACCCCTACAAAGTTCATG ATGAGATTGTCAAGTTATTCCTCAATCTGTTTGCATATTGGCAAAATTGCTGGTAA
- the LOC123208782 gene encoding uncharacterized protein LOC123208782 isoform X4, whose translation MVDVAGSVGSVVSPVLQVAEWLAAPIWRPFKYLLNYKTNFDNLREEVKNLKNARDEVQRKVTDAKRNVGEIKQNVEDWQESVNKTITEAEQLIKEMCKRCARDHYRMVTEAERNVQEVGQELKDWHVDETITEAEPLIQEKANNRRCFKGFCPNFIIHYKQSKKASKLKQDVIDPLLRQEKKLDPVSYQTNPPEIWLRSSENYLAFESRNYTFKNVWDALNGENVFMIGVYGMGGLGKTTLVQEVGRKAKEEKLFDDIVFVEVSESPDIKNIQTVIANNLGLKFENNLGVKLENESERAKWLYSRMEGQKILLILDNIWEPLEFEKIGIPYRADRGRNKLLFTTRNLNVLDMMDSTNNFKMGILNETEAWTLFTKMTENIIQTHELHSLAKDVCKECKGLPIVICTIAKALKNKSHPSYWDCALRELREPSPRKYARYLEEDYAKIALSYKYLRDDELKKTFLISSLMENNTSISDLFKHVVCLDVFDGANFTMEEARQRLDILVCDLKDACLLLGGFESGQFAMHDVVRVVATTIAYVDHHVFTIRNDIEQDWKDRDKLNKCTKIFLPGKSNIISQLRLKDLDCPNLEYFCMTDKYGSSFKIPEDLFTVMSKLRVLNLGGLWQSSLPSSIDSLTNLQTLCLDNSRVKDFAIIGKLQTLKVLSLQRSNIEVFSTELGQLTQLRLLDLSYCWGLKVIAPNVISQLSQLEEFYIKGCSINWEHKVLKELKLLSNLTSLELDIVDNDVLPRDFISKELRRYKITIGCKYYRDLITKSLRILKFACNSTISQETLRGINNVEVLLIVKPSDDEEDLDEKPTSDDEEDLDEEQMLPLFNEKVIFTNLMVLKLVDISSGKIWESQLSASSYQNLTQLILEGCDKIKHAFPFSIAKSLQQLQYLIIKGCKVLEKIVEKEEGAEVVNFIFPQITKLKLEDLPKLTIFCRGAYALDLPILKTLKITRCPNFTLKYQGFQDNNEEGEIQDLESKCIFFGHKVIFTNISSGKIWECQLSVSSFQNLTQLILEGCDKIKHAFPFSIAKSLQQLQYLMIKGCTVLEKIVEKEERVEVVNFIFPRITELKLEDLPKLTIFCRGAYALELPILKTLKITRCPNFTLRYQGFQDNNEEGEIQDLESKSIFFGHKIIFTNLMVLELVNISSGKIWESQLSASSYQNLTQLILEGCDKIKHAFPFSIAKSLQQLQYLMIGDCEILEKIVEEEEEGAEVVNSFFPRLTELKLRNLPKLIVFYLGANALELLMLKTLEISNCSIFTSTYQAFQDNNKEGEIQVAESKSICLEHKINSDLKAFHFEDDVVSITWESQSKTLETSVENLSMKLLQKFYNLKVLKVCRSLSKEIKGPFDLPYLKVLDIDSCYRLTSLSTFSTYFLNLQVLQLSYCHRLTRRLITSSMAKSLVHLREISIYKCNLLTEVVEDEADATTTNISFHNLRKLSLKELDSLTCFCFGNYSFNFPYLETLVIKGCLNMKTFCPGFLSTPRLHNVKYENELVEMGGNDLNTSIQQAHKNRVNSDLSKLSLSGRDIMSIWQEEFKENFDKVETLELIKDEYTHIPIHILVKFINLENLILKISSYEEIFLYGEDEEHVGALAKLKKLKLQGLFNLKCICKQDFRFKTILQNLHSLEVRDCNNLMTLLPALSSFENLWSLEVADCIGMQNLMTSSTAKSLVSLERLSILGCKMMIEVLANDGDIEKDEIVFEKLERLLLFGLESLTGFGSRKYNLKFPSLESISVSQCFKMKTFFEGGLNMPKLRLVNEKDYSSDLNWVTQQLQNDCSKLWEESAKSYGQGAGEGEWISYYCDYCDKDITGRIRMRCAICPDFDLCVECFSVGAEVETHKSNHPYKVHDEIVKLFLNLFAYWQNCW comes from the exons atggttgatgttgCCGGGAGTGTTGGGAGTGTGGTGAGTCCTGTCCTTCAAGTTGCCGAGTGGTTGGCTGCTCCGATTTGGCGTCCATTTAAGTACTTGCTCAACTACAAGACCAACTTTGACAATCTCCGAGAGGAAGTTAAAAACCTGAAGAATGCAAGAGATGAAGTTCAGCGTAAGGTTACAGATGCTAAAAGAAATGTGGGAGAGATCAAACAGAATGTTGAGGACTGGCAGGAGAGTGTGAATAAGACCATTACTGAAGCAGAGCAGCTGATTAAAGAGATGTGCAAGAGATGTGCAAGAGACCATTACCGTATGGTTACTGAAGCTGAAAGAAATGTGCAAGAGGTCGGACAAGAGCTTAAGGATTGGCATGTGGATGAGACCATTACTGAAGCAGAGCCGTTGATTCAAGAGAAAGCAAACAACCGGAGATGTTTCAAGGGATTTTGCCCCAACTTCATCATTCACTACAAACAAAGCAAGAAAGCTTCCAAATTAAAGCAGGATGTTATTGATCCACTCCTCCGGCAAGAAAAGAAGTTGGATCCAGTTTCCTATCAAACTAATCCACCAGAGATCTGGCTTAGATCTAGTGAAAATTATTTGGcttttgaatcaagaaactACACTTTTAAGAATGTATGGGATGCTTTAAATGGTGAGAATGTCTTCATGATTGGTGTTTATGGGATGGGGGGTCTTGGGAAGACCACTCTTGTGCAAGAAGTTGGTAGGAAAGCCAAGGAGGAAAAGCTCTTTGACGACATTGTTTTTGTGGAG GTATCAGAATCTCCTGATATAAAGAATATTCAAACAGTAATTGCTAACAACTTGGGtttgaaattcgaaaacaaCTTGGGTGTGAAATTGGAAAACGAAAGTGAAAGGGCAAAGTGGCTATATTCAAGAATGGAGGGCCagaaaattcttttaattctaGATAATATTTGGGAACCTCTAGAATTTGAAAAGATAGGAATTCCTTATAGAGCTGATCGTGGAAGAAATAAACTTTTGTTCACAACAAGAAACTTAAATGTGTTGGACATGATGGATTCCACAAATAATTTCAAGATGGGCATTTTAAATGAAACAGAAGCTTGGACCCTATTCACCAAAATGACAG aaaatattattcaaacacaTGAATTGCATTCTCTAGCAAAAGATGTATGCAAGGAATGCAAAGGATTACCTATTGTAATTTGTACAATAGCTAAAGCATTAAAAAACAAGAGTCATCCATCTTATTGGGACTGTGCATTGCGAGAATTGAGGGAACCTTCTCCAAGAAAGTATGCAAGATACCTAGAAGAGGATTACGCAAAGATCGCCTTAAGTTACAAGTATTTGAGAGATGATGAACTTAAGAAAACGTTTTTAATTTCTAGTCTAATGGAAAATAATACTTCCATTTCAGACTTGTTCAAACATGTTGTGTGTTTGGATGTATTTGATGGAGCTAATTTTACAATGGAAGAAGCACGACAAAGACTAGATATATTGGTTTGTGACCTCAAAGATGCTTGTTTATTGCTTGGCGGGTTTGAAAGCGGCCAATTCGCTATGCATGATGTTGTTCGTGTTGTTGCCACAACAATTGCATATGTGGATCACCATGTGTTTACAATAAGAAATGATATTGAGCAGGATTGGAAGGATAGAGACAAACTCAACAAATGCACAAAGATCTTTTTACCTggtaaaagtaatattattagTCAACTTAGGCTTAAGGATTTGGATTGTCCAAATCTTGAATATTTCTGTATGACTGATAAGTATGGTTCTTCTTTCAAAATCCCGGAGGACCTTTTTACGGTGATGTCAAAGCTTAGAGTATTAAATTTGGGTGGACTATGGCAATCATCATTGCCATCATCAATTGATAGTCTAACAAACCTTCAAACATTGTGTTTAGATAATAGCAGAGTTAAAGATTTTGCTATTATTGGAAAGCTACAAACATTAAAAGTTCTTAGCTTGCAACGATCAAATATTGAGGTGTTTTCTACAGAATTGGGTCAATTGACTCAACTAAGGTTGTTAGATTTAAGTTATTGTTGGGGATTGAAAGTAATTGCTCCAAATGTGATATCACAATTATCTCAATTGgaagaattttatataaaaggaTGTTCTATTAATTGGGAGCATAAAGTACTCAAGGAATTGAAACTCTTGTCCAACCTCACCAGTTTAGAATTGGATATTGTAGATAACGATGTATTGCCTAGAGATTTCATTTCCAAAGAGCTTAGAAGGTACAAAATAACAATAGGATGTAAGTATTACAGAGATCTAATAACTAAATCCCTAAGGATTTTGAAATTTGCATGTAATTCTACCATCTCCCAAGAAACATTACGTGGAATCAATAATGTTGAAGTCTTACTCATAGTCAAACCTTCAGATGACGAGGAGGATCTTGATGAAAAG CCAACTTCAGATGACGAGGAGGATCTTGATGAAGAGCAAATGCTGCCATTATTTAATGAGAAG GTTATTTTCACCAATTTGATGGTCTTAAAGTTAGTCGATATCAGTTCTGGAAAGATTTGGGAGAGTCAACTTTCAGCTtcttcttatcaaaatttgacacagtTGATTTTAGAGggatgtgataaaataaaacatgcGTTTCCATTTTCCATTGCTAAAAGCCTCCAGCAACTCCAATACCTTATAATAAAGGGTTGTAAAGTTTTAGAGAAGATTGTTGAAAAGGAAGAAGGAGCagaagttgttaattttatctttcCACAAATAACTAAATTGAAGCTTGAAGATTTACCAAAACTTACCATTTTCTGCCGAGGAGCATATGCTTTGGACTTGCCCATATTGAAAACACTGAAGATAACAAG gTGTCCAAACTTCACTTTAAAATATCAAGGCTTCCAAGATAATAATGAGGAAGGCGAAATTCAAGATTTGGAGTCAAAATGCATCTTCTTTGGGCATAAG GTTATTTTCACCAATATCAGTTCTGGAAAGATTTGGGAGTGTCAACTTTCAGtttcttcttttcaaaatttgacacaattGATTTTAGAGggatgtgataaaataaaacatgcGTTTCCATTTTCCATTGCTAAAAGTCTCCAACAACTCCAATACCTTATGATAAAGGGTTGTACAGTTTTAGAGAAGATTGttgaaaaggaagaaagagtagaagttgttaattttatctttcCACGAATAACTGAATTGAAGCTTGAAGATTTACCAAAACTTACCATTTTCTGCCGAGGAGCATATGCTTTGGAATTGCCCATATTGAAAACACTGAAGATAACAAGGTGTCCAAACTTCACTTTAAGATATCAAGGCTTCCAAGATAATAATGAGGAAGGCGAAATTCAAGATTTGGAGTCAAAATCCATCTTCTTTGGGCATAAG ATTATTTTCACCAATTTGATGGTCTTAGAGTTGGTCAATATCAGTTCTGGAAAGATTTGGGAGAGTCAACTTTCAGCTtcttcttatcaaaatttgacacagtTGATTTTAGAGggatgtgataaaataaaacatgcGTTTCCATTTTCCATTGCGAAAAGCCTCCAGCAACTCCAATACCTTATGATAGGGGATTGTGAGATTTTAGAGaagattgttgaagaagaagaagaaggagcagAAGTGGTTAATTCTTTCTTTCCACGGTTAACTGAATTGAAGCTTAGAAATTTGCCAAAACTTATTGTTTTCTATCTAGGAGCAAATGCTTTGGAATTGTTAATGTTGAAAACGTTGGAGATATCAAATTGTTCAATCTTCACTTCAACATATCAAGCCTTTCAAGATAATAACAAGGAAGGTGAAATTCAAGTTGCTGAATCAAAATCCATTTGCTTGGAGCATAAG ATCAATTCTGATTTGAAGGCATTTCATTTTGAGGATGATGTGGTATCTATTACTTGGGAGAGTCAATCTAAAACTCTTGAAACCTCTGTCGAAAATCTTTCAATGAAACTCCTTCAgaaattttacaatttgaaagTGCTCAAAGTATGTCGCAGCCTATCCAAAGAAATTAAAGGCCCATTTGATCTTCCATATCTTAAAGTTCTAGATATAGATAGTTGTTATAGATTAACGAGTCTATCGACATTCTCAACTTATTTTCTAAATCTTCAAGTTCTGCAGTTAAGTTATTGCCACAGGTTGACAAGGAGGTTAATAACATCTTCAATGGCTAAAAGCTTGGTCCATTTGAGAGAAATAAGCATATACAAGTGTAATTTGCTAACTGAAGTAGTAGAAGATGAGGCAGATGCAACAACAACTAACATTAGTTTTCACAATTTGAGGAAGTTGTCACTTAAAGAATTGGACAGTCTTACATGTTTTTGTTTTGGGAATTACTCTTTCAATTTTCCATATTTAGAAACGTTAGTTATAAAAGGATGCCTCAATATGAAGACTTTCTGTCCTGGATTCTTAAGCACTCCAAGGTTACACAATGTCAAGTATGAGAATGAGCTAGTAGAGATGGGGGGAAATGACTTGAATACAAGTATACAACAAGCACACAAAAATAGG GTTAACTCCGATTTGAGTAAATTATCATTAAGTGGAAGAGATATCATGTCAATTTGGCAAGAAGAGTTCAAAGAGAACTTTGACAAAGTAGAAACTCTTGAATTGATTAAGGATGAATACACACACATTCCAATTCATATCCTTGTAAAGTTTATCAAtcttgaaaatctcattttgaaaataagttCATACGAAGAGATATTCTTATATGGAGAAGATGAGGAACATGTTGGTGCACTTGCAAAATTGAAAAAGCTAAAATTGCAaggactttttaatttaaagtgcaTTTGTAAACAAGACTTTCGGTTCAAAACAATTCTTCAGAATCTTCATTCTTTAGAAGTAAGAGATTGTAACAATTTGATGACTCTATTGCCAGCTTTATCATCTTTTGAAAATCTGTGGTCTTTGGAGGTAGCTGATTGTATTGGAATGCAGAACTTAATGACATCTTCAACAGCCAAAAGTCTTGTGAGTCTAGAAAGGTTGTCAATTCTAGGATGTAAAATGATGATAGAAGTATTAGCAAATGATGGAGATATAgagaaagatgaaattgtttttgagaaaTTGGAGAGGTTGTTATTGTTTGGTTTAGAGAGTCTCACAGGCTTTGGTTCAAGGAAATACAACTTAAAATTTCCATCATTAGAGTCAATATCAGTGAGTCAATGCTTCAAGATGAAGACTTTCTTTGAGGGAGGCTTAAACATGCCAAAGTTACGGTTGGTGAACGAGAAAGATTATTCAAGTGACCTTAATTGGGTCacacaacaattacaaaatg ATTGTTCGAAGTTATGGGAGGAAAGTGCAAAATCATATG GTCAAGGAGCTGGTGAAGGGGAATGGATTTCTTACTACTGCGATTATTGCGACAAAGACATCACGGGGAGGATCCGCATGAGATGTGCAATTTGTCCTGATTTTGACCTCTGTGTAGAGTGCTTCAGTGTTGGAGCTGAAGTGGAAACTCATAAGAGCAATCACCCCTACAAAGTTCATG ATGAGATTGTCAAGTTATTCCTCAATCTGTTTGCATATTGGCAAAATTGCTGGTAA